One Solanum pennellii chromosome 9, SPENNV200 DNA segment encodes these proteins:
- the LOC107029676 gene encoding uncharacterized protein LOC107029676 — translation MDSSSPFDSIIFDLDDTLYSSATGIGQSLKKNIDDFLVEKCGFPVLKASALRVELFKTYGSSLAGLRAIGYDVDADDYHSYVHGRLPYDLIKPDPQLRSILRSINQRKIIFTNSDRIHAMKALDRLGITDCFEQIICFETMNFNLSKATRPEEIPVILKPSMEAMNIAIEAAQVDPYRTLFLDDNVKNIAAGKAVGLQTVLVGRSTKTKEADYALEIVTDLVQVVPAIWFKEEEKDQKVTRTRSEIDFLATTSVGA, via the exons ATGGATTCTTCCTCCCCTTTTGACTCTATTATTTTCG ATTTGGATGATACTCTGTATTCGTCTGCGACTGGAATTGGACAATCGTTGAAGAAGAACATTGACG ATTTTCTGGTGGAGAAATGCGGTTTTCCGGTTTTGAAAGCATCGGCTTTGCGTGTTGAGCTTTTCAAAACTTACGGCAGTTCTCTTGCCGGATTACGA GCTATAGGTTATGATGTTGATGCCGATGATTATCACAG CTATGTGCACGGAAGATTACCGTATGATTTGATTAAACCGGATCCCCAATTACGAAGCATTTTGCGTAGTATTAATCAAAGGAAAATT ATTTTCACGAATTCGGATCGAATTCATGCGATGAAGGCTTTGGATCGTCTGGGAATTACAGATTGTTTTGAACAGATCATTTGTTTCGAGACGATGAATTTTAACCTCTCTAAGGCAACAAGGCCGGAAGAGATTCCGGTGATATTGAAGCCTTCAATGGAGGCAATGAATATCGCCATTGAAGCTGCTCAGGTCGATCCTTATCGCACG CTCTTCCTTGATGATAATGTTAAGAACATTGCTGCTGGAAAAGCTGTGGGGCTTCAAACAGTTTTG GTTGGAAGATCAACCAAGACAAAAGAAGCTGACTATGCATTAGAGATAGTGACTGATTTGGTTCAAGTAGTACCAGCAATATGGttcaaggaagaagaaaaagatcaaaaagTAACACGTACAAGAAGTGAAATAGACTTTCTTGCAACCACATCTGTGGGTGCCTAA
- the LOC107029432 gene encoding thermospermine synthase ACAULIS5-like, with protein sequence MGEISAALSNVLNNENGHVVGGPRKSCWYEEEIDNDLRWCFALNSILHTGATQYQDIQLLDTKPFGKALVIDGKLQSAEIDEFIYHECLVHPPLLHHSNPRSIFIMGGGEGSTARELLRHKTVDKVVMCDIDEEVVEFCKSYLEVNKEAFSDPRLDLIINDARAELERREEHYDIIVGDLADPIEGGPCYQLYTKSFYEFIVKPRLNQGGIFVTQAGPAGIFSHTEVFSCIFNTLKQVFKYVVPYSAHIPSYADTWGWVMASDTPFVVSVDELDQRIKQRINGENRYLDGKTFTSASTLSKAVRNSLNNETHVYSEGNARFIYGHGRHNQA encoded by the exons atgggtgAAATATCAGCAGCATTATCTAATGTGTTGAATAATGAAAATGGACATGTAGTGGGAGGTCCAAGAAAGAGTTGTTGGtatgaagaagaaattgatAATGACTTGAGATGGTGTTTTGCTCTCAATAG CATTTTGCACACTGGTGCTACTCAATATCAAGACATTCAACTCTTGGACACGAAGCCCTTTGGAAAG GCTTTAGTGATCGACGGGAAGCTTCAAAGTGCAGAGATAGATGAATTCATTTATCATGAATGTCTTGTCCATCCtcctcttcttcatcattcGAA TCCTAGAAGCATATTCATTATGGGAGGAGGTGAAGGTTCTACAGCAAGAGAATTATTAAGGCACAAAACAGTCGATAAAGTTGTAATGTGTGACATTGATGAA gagGTTGTGGAATTTTGCAAGTCATACTTGGAGGTTAACAAAGAAGCATTTTCTGATCCTAGACTTGACCTTATTATTAATGATGCCAG GGCTGAGCTAGAGAGGAGGGAGGAACATTATGATATAATTGTAGGGGATTTAGCTGACCCTATAGAAGGAGGACCATGTTATCAACTATATACAAAatcattttatgaatttattgttAAACCTAGACTTAATCAAGGTGGCATATTTGTTACTCAG GCAGGACCAGCTGGAATTTTCAGTCATACAGAAGttttttcttgcattttcaatactttgaaaCAAGTTTTCAAAT ATGTTGTGCCTTATTCAGCTCATATTCCATCTTATGCTGACACTTGGGGATGGGTCATG GCATCAGATACTCCATTTGTTGTAAGTGTGGATGAATTGGACCAAAGAATCAAACAGAGGATCAATGGAGAAAATAGATATCTTGATGGCAAAACATTCACTTCAGCCTCTACATTAAGCAAAGCTGTTAGAAATTC ATTGAACAATGAGACTCATGTTTACTCAGAAGGGAATGCAAGATTCATTTATGGACATGGAAGACACAATCAAGCATGA